A single window of Brachyhypopomus gauderio isolate BG-103 chromosome 21, BGAUD_0.2, whole genome shotgun sequence DNA harbors:
- the LOC143485138 gene encoding (Lyso)-N-acylphosphatidylethanolamine lipase-like has translation MQDENESDGKASKWVWWPSWRPTSLSLLKSTETKILDRVQNDLWARFVSLPTQDRIWTITVTHKSLRAAPKPPTSRTPLVMVHGFGGGVGLWIRNLDPLCQSRPVFVFDLLGFGRSSHPRFPLDAVQAEQQSVISIEHWRRALGLEKMILLGHSLGGYLAASYTIQYPERVCHLILVEPWGFPPAPQDGMAKLGFPRWVQALVAVASLFNPLAVIRATGPWGPKLICHVRPDFKKNFDELFDDDTIMEYIYHCNAQTPSGEVGFRAMATSLLWAKRPMLDRVHLLPPDVPVTLVYGGLSWMDSATGERVAMLRPKSYTRTVVVEGGPHHVYADKSEAFNAVVQSICDTVD, from the exons atgcAGGACGAGAACGAGAGCGACGGAAA GGCATCAAAATGGGTTTGGTGGCCGTCGTGGCGTCCtacctctctttccctcttgaAGAGTACAGAAACTAAAATATTGGACC GTGTTCAGAATGATTTGTGGGCCCGGTTTGTCTCTCTGCCGACTCAGGACAGAATCTGGACAATCACAGTTACTCATAAAAGTCTCAGAGCAGCTCCAAAACCAC CAACATCCCGGACTCCGCTGGTGATGGTGCATGGATTTGGGGGAGGCGTGGGTCTCTGGATTAGGAACCTGGACCCCCTGTGTCAGTCCCGCCCCGTCTTTGTATTCGACCTACTGGGATTTGGACGCAGTTCCCATCCCCGCTTCCCATTGGACGCTGTCCAGGCCGAGCAGCAGTCCGTCATCTCTATTGAACACTGGAGGCGGGCTCTGGGCCTGGAAAAAATGATCCTGCTGGGTCACAGTTTAGGGGGTTACCTAGCAGCATCCTATACCATACAGTACCCTGAGAG agtttgtcatctgatTCTGGTGGAGCCCTGGGGCTTTCCCCCGGCACCCCAAGACGGGATGGCTAAGCTGGGATTTCCACGCTGGGTGCAGGCTCTCGTAGCTGTGGCCTCTCTCTTCAATCCCCTGGCTGTGATCCGGGCTACTGGCCCCTGGG GTCCCAAGTTAATTTGTCATGTCCGACCAGACTTCAAGAAGAATTTTGATGAGCTTTTTGATGATGACACCATTATGGAATACATCTATCACTGCAATGCTCAAACTCCTAG TGGGGAGGTGGGTTTCAGGGCCATGGCTACGTCATTGCTCTGGGCAAAGAGGCCAATGCTGGACCGTGTTCACCTCTTGCCCCCTGATGTCCCAGTGACACTGGTGTATGGTGGGCTCTCATGGATGGACAGTGCAACAGGAGAGAGAGTTGCCATGCTTAGACCCAAAAGCTACACTCGCACTGTG gtggtggaggggggccCTCACCATGTTTATGCTGATAAGTCTGAAGCTTTCAATGCTGTGGTGCAGAGCATCTGTGACACTGTTGATTAA
- the gmeb2 gene encoding glucocorticoid modulatory element-binding protein 2 produces the protein MASSSEVNVHVEEVVVVTTPDGSGQTPQVEVIKTMLGTTDLEQTQLNIMESLKSESSTTISLPKDAVLVKLSEDMDMEADVLYQITCGDSRADLVWKKFVCPGINVKCVQFNDHLISPKEFVYLAGKSTLKDWKRAIRLNGTMLRKIMDSGELDFYQHSKLCSNTCRSTKIDLVGTRASLGSSQQSTETVAGTPTSADVNGSSATFSTETCDDSTEWVTAIGENTMTFWRGLKDAGVLDHIVEDLQREIEDILAGLQERIQEPPLQVADAALLNNIVHNFGMLDLVKKVLAGHKSEMDRCREQYTRSLVALEQQCDEHRKRAKELKSKSQHLNNVLMTLTPTSTPPTTKRPRLTRTASGPASVMAPPTQPAQFALPVTQLTGFPLDKILSAVGAPAAAQAPLFGGYTVLTSPAGAELQADSPSLTVLSSAALQEGTGAPAIVKVVSPFQLVTVPTLGGATLQSLAAPAGGSTVVALPMNTAAIDTVVAQAEETTEGNVEQQTKDKE, from the exons ATGGCATCATCCTCCGAGGTGAACGTTCAcgtagaggaggtggtggtcGTGACCACTCCGGACGGCTCAGGTCAGACCCCACAGGTGGAAGTGATTAAGACCATGTTGGGGACCACAGACCTGGAACAGACGCA GTTAAATATTATGGAGAGTTTGAAGTCTGAGTCCAGTACCACCATCTCGCTTCCTAAAGATGCAGTCCTTG TGAAGCTCTCTGAAGACATGGACATGGAGGCAGACGTTCTTTACCAAAtcacatgtggcgacagcaggGCAGACCTCGTGTGGAAGAAATTCGTCTGTCCTGGTATCAATGTCAAATGTGTGCAG TTCAATGATCACCTGATTAGTCCCAAAGAGTTTGTTTACCTTGCTGGAAAGTCCACTCTGAAAGACTGGAAGAGAGCGATTCGTCTTAATGGAACAATGTTAAG GAAGATCATGGACTCTGGAGAGCTCGACTTCTATCAGCACTCCAAGCTCTGTTCCAACACGTGCCGCAGCACCAAAATTGACCTGGTAGGGACACGGGCGTCTCTGGGCAGCAGTCAGCAGTCCACAGAGACTGTGGCAGGAACTCCGACCTCCGCTGACG TGAATGGATCTTCAGCGACTTTCTCCACAGAAACCTGTGATGACAGTACAGAGTGGGTCACAGCCATAGGAG agaacaccatgACATTTTGGAGAGGTCTGAAGGATGCCGGGGTGCTGGATCACATCGTGGAGGATCTGCAGAGGGAGATCGAGGACATACTTGCAGGACTGCAGGAACGTATCCAGGAACCACCGCTACAGGTCGCAG ATGCAGCACTGCTCAACAATATTGTGCATAACTTTGGGATGTTGGACCTGGTTAAGAAAGTGCTGGCCGGCCATAAGAGTGAAATGGATCGCTGCAGGGAGCAGTACACTAGAAGCTTAGTGG CTCTGGAACAACAATGTGATGAGCATCGCAAACGAGCGAAAGAACTCAAGAGCAAATCTCAGCATCTCAACAACGTCTTAATGACCCTGACCCCTACAAGCACGCCTCCCACCACCAAACGGCCTCGCCTTACCCGCACCGCTTCTGGCCCCGCCTCCGTGATGGCTCCGCCCACTCAGCCCGCCCAGTTCGCCCTGCCCGTCACTCAGCTCACAGGCTTCCCATTGGACAAAATCCTGTCGGCTGTGGGAGCACCTGCTGCAGCCCAGGCACCCCTCTTTGGAGGCTACACGGTCCTGACGTCACCAGCAGGGGCGGAGCTGCAGGCCGACTCCCCCAGCCTCACTGTTCTGAGTTCTGCTGCGCTACAGGAGGGGACGGGAGCACCTGCCATAGTTAAAGTGGTCAGCCCATTTCAGCTAGTCACTGTCCCCACCCTGGGGGGTGCCACGTTGCAGAGCCTTGCtgcaccagcagggggcagcactgTAGTAGCTCTCCCAATGAATACAGCTGCAATAGATACAGTGGTAGCTCAGGCAGAAGAGACAACAGAGGGCAACGTTGAGCAGCAGACCAAAGACAAGGAGTAA
- the LOC143484858 gene encoding protein-glutamine gamma-glutamyltransferase K-like has protein sequence MSAGTVGSGMTDAGRENPPAAAHEITERLLSVCTIDLLKSNKGVNRQEHHTDRYYGDQLIIRRGQTFQMWIEFSQPFNSKKNKLQLQLKRGPNPKVTVPVVDDFHNISWEAKITEKKDNKIKLSVNSPPTAAIGRYQLTVVTQSPSGNTTSPPNPDNDIIILFNPWCEDDAVYMVGEEERNEYVLNDIGRIYYGTDLQIGVRTWNFGQFADGILAACLFVLERSRTPASDLGNPVIVGRVVSALVNAPDDNGVLVGGWSGDYSDGTSPTSWSGSLEILKQYHKSGGTPVKYGQCWVFSGVTTTVLRCLGIPTRSITNFSSAHDTDVSMTIDVYLDENLKPIKELNADSIWNFHVWNEAWMSRPDLPAGMGGWQVVDATPQEASQGTYRCGPTSVEAVRNGQVYLKYDTPFVFAEVNSSKIYWQKKADGTFSKIKCETNLVGRSISTKAVGSDSRVDITHTYKYPEGSEEERNAVETASRYGSKPDTYSTSVADDVTIEIATKGEGPKMGEDAKLSITFKNTSSAPRSASLYSEASVIFYTGVHKATVKKDHMQVELKANEVKTLEWILPYQEYRGQLMDQAALMLTLSGRVSQTNQILVTQYNFRLRTPNIIITPVGSAVVGKEMEAKLTFNNPLPHGLKNVKFRIEGLGLQSAREIVYGDVASLATVTVTVKFVPTLAGPRKLLASLDCQQLKQVHGVANVVVKNK, from the exons ATGTCGGCAGGAACAGTTGGCAGTGGGATGACGGACGCTGGCAGGGAAAATCCACCCGCAGCAGCTCATGAGATTACTG agcgtCTTTTGTCAGTGTGTACTATTGACCTCCTCAAATCCAACAAGGGTGTGAATCGCCAAGAGCATCACACAGACCGTTACTATGGTGATCAGCTCATCATTCGCCGAGGACAGACCTTTCAGATGTGGATTGAATTCTCACAACCTTTTAACTCCAAGAAAAACAAACTACAGCTTCAGCTCAAACGAG gtccTAATCCAAAGGTGACTGTCCCTGTAGTTGATGATTTTCACAATATTTCCTGGGAGGCCAAGAttacagaaaaaaaagacaacaaGATCAAACTGTCCGTCAACTCCCCTCCGACTGCTGCTATTGGTCGATATCAGCTCACCGTGGTGACACAGAGTCCCAGTGGAAACACCACGTCACCTCCCAACCCTGACAATGACATCATCATTCTGTTCAATCCCTGGTGTGAAG ATGATGCTGTGTACATGGtcggtgaggaggagaggaatgaGTATGTTCTGAACGATATTGGGAGGATCTACTATGGAACAGACCTTCAGATCGGTGTCAGGACATGGAACTTTGGACAG TTTGCTGATGGGATTCTGGCTGCATGTCTGTTCGTGCTGGAACGGAGTCGGACCCCTGCATCAGACTTGGGAAACCCTGTTATTGTCGGCCGAGTGGTGTCTGCCTTG GTTAACGCTCCTGATGACAATGGGGTTCTGGTAGGTGGTTGGTCAGGTGATTACTCAGATGGAACTTCTCCGACGTCTTGGAGTGGCAGTTTGGAGATTCTGAAACAGTACCACAAAAGTGGAGGGACCCCTGTCAAATACGGACAGTGCTGGGTCTTCTCTGGGGTCACCACCACAG tgttaAGGTGTTTAGGAATTCCCACCCGCAGCATCACAAACTTCAGCTCTGCCCATGACACTGACGTTTCCATGACGATTGATGTTTATTTGGATGAGAATCTGAAGCCAATCAAGGAGCTTAACGCTGATTCTATCTG GAATTTTCACGTGTGGAATGAGGCCTGGATGTCTCGTCCGGATCTACCGGCTGGTATGGGAGGATGGCAGGTCGTGGATGCCACTCCTCAGGAGGCCAGCCAGGGGACATACCGCTGTGGGCCCACCTCCGTGGAGGCGGTACGCAATGGGCAGGTCTACCTCAAATATGACACTCCATTCGTCTTTGCAGAG GTGAACAGTTCTAAGATCTACTGGCAGAAGAAAGCTGATGGCACCTTCTCTAAGATCAAGTGTGAGACCAACCTGGTGGGCCGTTCCATCAGCACCAAGGCAGTGGGCTCAGATAGCCGAGTGGACATCACACATACCTACAAGTACCCGGAAG GGTCTGAAGAGGAACGTAACGCTGTGGAAACCGCATCTCGCTATGGCTCCAAGCCTGATACCTACTCCACTTCTGTCGCCGATGACGTCACCATCGAGATCGCCacgaaaggggaggggcctaaGATGGGTGAAGATGCCAAGCTGTCCATCACCTTCAAGAACACTAGCTCTGCGCCACGCAGTGCTTCACTGTACAGCGAGGCATCAGTCATATTCTACACTGGTGTGCACAAGGCCACAGTGAAGAAGGACCATATGCAAGTAGAGCTTAAAGCCAATGAAG TCAAGACCCTGGAGTGGATCCTGCCTTACCAGGAGTATAGGGGTCAACTGATGGACCAAGCCGCACTGATGCTTACACTGTCTGGCCGGGTCAGTCAAACTAATCAGATTCTGGTTACCCAGTACAACTTCCGGCTGCGAACACCAAACATCATCATCACT CCTGTAGGCAGTGCTGTGGTGGGAAAGGAGATGGAGGCTaaattaacatttaacaacCCCCTCCCACACGGACTGAAGAATGTGAAGTTCCGTATAGAGGGTCTGGGCCTTCAGAGTGCCAGAGAGATCGTCTATGG CGACGTGGCCAGTCTTGCAACAGTGACCGTCACGGTGAAGTTCGTTCCCACGCTGGCTGGGCCGCGCAAGCTTCTGGCTTCTCTGGACTGTCAGCAGCTCAAGCAGGTCCACGGCGTCGCTAACGTCGTCGTCAAGAATAAATGA